A single region of the Acidobacteriota bacterium genome encodes:
- a CDS encoding 50S ribosomal protein L2 has protein sequence MPIKTYRPLTPSLRFKTTLVNDEITTDRPHKPLTEIKLRTGGRRNSGDLTSWHRGGGHKRKIRIIDFKRDKDGIPATVTSIEYDPNRSARIALLSYADGEKRYILQPVGLQVGQKIVSGPDADILVGNALPLRNIPAGTTVHNIELKPGKGAQMVRSAGGAAQLVAKEGDYASLKLPSGETRKVLMDCMATVGQVGNTDHENVAIGKAGRKRWLGRRPVNRGVAMNPVDHPHGGGEGKTSGGRHPVTPWGQPTRGYKTRNNKRTDKFIVSRRGK, from the coding sequence ATGCCGATTAAGACATACAGACCGCTGACTCCGTCGTTACGATTTAAGACGACGCTGGTCAACGACGAGATCACGACCGATCGTCCGCACAAGCCGCTGACCGAGATCAAGCTGCGCACGGGCGGCCGCCGCAATTCCGGCGATTTGACGAGCTGGCATCGTGGCGGAGGACACAAGCGCAAGATTCGCATCATCGACTTCAAGCGCGATAAGGATGGTATTCCCGCGACGGTAACGTCGATTGAATACGATCCCAATCGTTCGGCGCGCATCGCGCTGCTGTCGTACGCAGATGGCGAGAAGCGTTACATCCTGCAGCCCGTGGGATTGCAGGTTGGACAGAAGATCGTCAGCGGGCCTGACGCCGACATCCTGGTGGGCAACGCGCTTCCACTGCGCAACATTCCCGCCGGTACGACGGTGCACAACATCGAGCTGAAGCCCGGCAAGGGCGCGCAGATGGTTCGCTCGGCTGGCGGGGCTGCGCAACTAGTGGCGAAGGAAGGCGATTATGCGTCGCTGAAGCTTCCTTCCGGTGAGACGCGCAAGGTGCTGATGGATTGCATGGCGACTGTGGGCCAAGTTGGGAATACCGACCATGAGAACGTCGCGATCGGTAAGGCTGGTCGTAAGCGATGGTTGGGACGCCGTCCAGTAAACCGCGGTGTGGCGATGAACCCAGTCGACCATCCCCATGGCGGTGGTGAAGGAAAGACCTCCGGCGGACGTCATCCGGTTACGCCTTGGGGACAGCCGACTCGCGGTTACAAGACGCGCAATAACAAGCGGACCGACAAATTCATTGTGAGCCGCAGAGGGAAATAA
- a CDS encoding 50S ribosomal protein L23: MKSAYQIIRRPVITEKAERAKEFDPKAAKDKSPRKKEATSGQLVFEVAAKATKTEIRNAVQQVFKVKVDTVRTANFHGKERRRGRFAGHRPDWKKAYVRLKVGEKMPEYADNA; the protein is encoded by the coding sequence ATGAAATCTGCATATCAAATCATCCGCAGGCCCGTGATCACGGAAAAGGCTGAGCGCGCCAAGGAATTCGATCCGAAGGCTGCGAAGGACAAGAGTCCGCGAAAGAAAGAAGCGACCTCCGGCCAGCTCGTATTTGAAGTTGCCGCGAAAGCTACGAAGACCGAGATCCGGAACGCTGTACAGCAAGTGTTCAAGGTCAAGGTCGATACCGTCCGTACTGCGAATTTTCACGGTAAGGAGCGGCGCCGCGGACGTTTTGCAGGACATCGTCCGGACTGGAAAAAAGCGTACGTTCGATTGAAAGTGGGCGAGAAGATGCCCGAATACGCGGACAACGCGTAA
- a CDS encoding 50S ribosomal protein L4, whose product MAKIDIVDLKGKKVGSFELADEVFGTINEDLIWEAVTHYRAAQRAGTHATKNKKLVSGAGRKLWKQKGTGRARVGSIRSPLWRHGGTVHGPQPRSYDFAFPKKKLLGALRSALATKFSDGKLTVVDGLDSLSGKTKDLREALDTLGVEKTSLIVANVNSDTREHDRNLYLSARNLDGVELVSGSEVHPYHLLRYDRAIFSRPAIEQLQETLKKAVSKRQKAEVA is encoded by the coding sequence ATGGCAAAGATTGACATTGTAGATCTGAAGGGCAAGAAAGTCGGCAGCTTCGAGCTGGCAGACGAGGTCTTCGGCACGATCAATGAAGACCTGATCTGGGAGGCGGTCACGCATTACCGCGCAGCTCAGCGCGCGGGTACCCACGCGACCAAGAATAAGAAGCTCGTCTCCGGCGCAGGCAGAAAGCTGTGGAAGCAGAAGGGAACTGGCCGGGCGCGTGTTGGCTCGATTCGTTCGCCTCTCTGGCGTCACGGTGGCACGGTCCACGGACCTCAGCCGCGAAGCTACGATTTCGCGTTTCCTAAAAAGAAACTGCTCGGAGCATTGCGTTCGGCTCTGGCGACAAAGTTCTCTGATGGCAAGCTGACCGTGGTTGATGGTCTCGACTCGCTGTCGGGCAAGACGAAAGACTTGCGCGAAGCATTGGACACGCTGGGCGTTGAGAAAACTTCTTTGATTGTCGCGAACGTGAACTCTGACACCCGGGAGCATGATCGCAATCTGTACCTGAGTGCGCGGAATCTCGACGGCGTAGAGCTGGTGTCTGGTTCGGAAGTACATCCGTATCACCTGCTTCGTTATGATCGTGCGATCTTCTCGCGGCCTGCGATTGAGCAGTTGCAGGAGACGCTGAAGAAGGCCGTCTCCAAGCGGCAGAAGGCGGAGGTGGCCTAA
- a CDS encoding 50S ribosomal protein L3, producing the protein MVSGILGKKVGMTQLFDDRSEVRPITVLQAGPCVITQRKNAARDGYDAVQIGLVEFVKGKRVTKAMQGHFGKHNLPPVKFMKEVAVTTPVEAGEKQAKGENPAAESNGQVKVGDKVLVDIFQDEKFVDVTGTSKGRGFAGVVRRHHFGGGPKSHGHMFQVQGSIGASSFPSRTFPGQRMSGHMGVEQCTVRNLRILGIDLEENLLMVEGAVPGPKGGYVVINKAKQAPRERRGFAGAQTVDPLKAAKKAAAGKAKK; encoded by the coding sequence ATGGTTTCCGGAATTTTAGGAAAAAAAGTCGGCATGACGCAGCTCTTCGATGATAGGAGTGAGGTTCGCCCGATCACGGTGCTGCAGGCTGGTCCGTGCGTGATCACCCAGCGCAAGAACGCTGCCCGTGACGGATACGACGCGGTTCAGATTGGTCTCGTCGAGTTCGTGAAAGGCAAGCGCGTCACGAAGGCGATGCAGGGCCATTTCGGGAAGCACAATCTACCGCCGGTGAAGTTCATGAAGGAAGTCGCCGTTACAACTCCGGTTGAAGCGGGTGAGAAGCAAGCGAAGGGTGAGAATCCGGCGGCGGAGAGCAACGGTCAGGTGAAGGTCGGGGACAAGGTTTTGGTCGATATCTTCCAGGATGAAAAATTCGTCGATGTGACCGGAACCAGCAAAGGACGCGGATTTGCCGGCGTCGTTCGTCGACATCATTTCGGCGGTGGTCCAAAGTCACACGGACACATGTTCCAGGTGCAGGGCTCAATCGGCGCATCGTCGTTCCCATCGCGAACCTTCCCCGGACAGCGCATGTCTGGTCATATGGGCGTCGAGCAGTGCACGGTCCGCAATCTGCGCATTCTCGGGATCGACCTTGAAGAAAATCTGTTGATGGTCGAAGGCGCGGTACCTGGTCCCAAAGGCGGATACGTAGTCATCAATAAGGCCAAGCAGGCGCCGCGTGAGCGTCGTGGATTTGCAGGCGCGCAAACGGTCGATCCGTTGAAGGCTGCGAAGAAAGCCGCTGCCGGAAAGGCCAAGAAATAA
- a CDS encoding 30S ribosomal protein S10: MVGQRIRIRLKAYDYRVLDQSTGEIVETARRTGAQVAGPIPLPTIKNKYCVLRSPHVDKKSREAFEIRTHKRLLDILDPTQQTVDALMKLDLPAGVDVEIKAFGS; the protein is encoded by the coding sequence ATGGTAGGACAGAGAATACGCATCCGGTTGAAGGCTTACGACTATCGCGTTCTTGACCAGTCGACTGGTGAGATCGTGGAAACCGCGCGTCGCACCGGAGCGCAGGTAGCGGGACCGATTCCGTTGCCAACGATTAAGAATAAGTACTGTGTGCTGCGTTCGCCGCACGTCGACAAGAAGTCTCGGGAAGCTTTTGAGATCCGCACGCACAAACGGCTGCTCGACATCCTGGATCCCACACAGCAGACGGTTGATGCGCTGATGAAGCTCGATCTTCCGGCCGGCGTGGACGTCGAGATCAAGGCATTTGGAAGTTAG